A single region of the Enterobacter cloacae complex sp. R_G8 genome encodes:
- the tehB gene encoding tellurite resistance methyltransferase TehB has translation MTVDENYFTEKYGLTRTHSEVLYSAGIVKPGKTLDLGCGNGRNSLYLAANGYDVTAWDKNPMSIDNIERIKAAEGIANLQTAIKDLNNLSFDGAYDFILSTVVLMFLEAKTIPGLIANMQRCTQPGGYNLIVAAMDTADYPCTVGFPFAFKTGELSRYYEGWDLLKYNEDPGELHRTDANGNRIKLRFATLLARKPA, from the coding sequence ATGACAGTTGATGAGAATTACTTCACAGAGAAATATGGACTCACCCGTACCCACTCAGAGGTGCTGTACAGCGCAGGGATCGTTAAGCCAGGCAAAACGCTCGATCTCGGCTGCGGCAATGGCCGCAACAGCCTTTACCTGGCCGCCAACGGTTACGATGTGACAGCGTGGGATAAAAACCCAATGAGTATCGATAACATCGAGCGCATCAAAGCGGCAGAAGGGATTGCGAATCTGCAGACGGCAATCAAAGACCTGAACAACCTCAGCTTTGACGGTGCATACGATTTCATCCTTTCCACCGTGGTGCTGATGTTCCTTGAAGCGAAAACCATCCCTGGTTTGATCGCCAATATGCAGCGCTGTACGCAACCGGGCGGCTACAACCTGATTGTGGCGGCGATGGACACCGCGGATTATCCCTGCACCGTCGGCTTCCCGTTTGCGTTTAAAACCGGCGAACTGAGCCGCTATTACGAAGGCTGGGATCTACTTAAGTACAACGAAGATCCCGGCGAACTTCACCGCACCGACGCGAACGGTAACCGCATCAAGCTGCGCTTCGCCACCCTGCTGGCGCGTAAACCCGCTTAA
- a CDS encoding DUF3313 domain-containing protein has product MRTHTFFKVAVLSGLLALAGCSSKVAAPEQYSGFLKDYSGLQQTTSATGKPTLRWVDPAYNEANYDSIIWTPITYYPAPKPTTQIGQKTLDELLAYTNTKMKTAIGQRKPIVTTPGKHSLIFRGAITGVSSQKEGLQFYEVVPVALVVAGTQMATGHRTMDTHLFFEGELIDAATNKPVMKVVRKGEGKELANENTPMGFATLKQVVDDMATDATMFDVHKTAK; this is encoded by the coding sequence ATGCGTACTCACACTTTTTTTAAAGTTGCAGTGCTTTCTGGTCTGTTGGCGTTGGCGGGGTGTTCATCAAAAGTCGCCGCGCCAGAGCAGTATTCTGGCTTTTTAAAAGACTATTCAGGATTACAGCAAACGACATCCGCAACGGGTAAACCAACCCTGCGTTGGGTTGATCCTGCTTATAACGAGGCGAATTACGACAGTATTATCTGGACGCCAATTACCTATTATCCGGCACCAAAACCGACGACTCAGATTGGTCAAAAAACACTGGATGAGCTTCTGGCCTATACCAACACCAAAATGAAAACGGCTATTGGCCAACGTAAGCCTATTGTGACGACGCCGGGCAAACACAGCCTGATTTTCCGCGGGGCGATCACCGGGGTGAGCTCGCAGAAAGAAGGTCTGCAGTTCTATGAAGTGGTGCCTGTTGCGCTGGTGGTGGCAGGTACGCAGATGGCAACCGGCCATCGCACCATGGATACCCATCTCTTTTTCGAAGGTGAGTTGATTGATGCGGCGACCAACAAACCGGTCATGAAGGTGGTTCGTAAAGGTGAGGGCAAAGAACTGGCGAACGAAAATACGCCAATGGGCTTTGCGACGCTGAAACAGGTTGTGGATGACATGGCGACGGACGCCACCATGTTTGATGTGCATAAAACAGCGAAATAA
- a CDS encoding glucan biosynthesis protein D has translation MNRRRFLQGSLAMAALSGTSGLASLFSRAAYAADSDIADGQSRRFDFSVLQSMAHDLAKTPWGGAPRPLPDTLATMTPQAYNAIRYDEKQSLWNNIDGRQLDVQFFHMGMGFRRRVRMFSLDQATSQAREIHFRPELFSYGDTGVDTKQLEGQSDLGFAGFRAFKAPELARRDIVSFLGASYFRAVDDTYQYGLSARGLAVDTFTDTPEEFPDFTAFWFETVKPGDTTFTVYTLLDSPSITGAYKFVIHCEKSQVIMEVENHLYARKAIKQLGIAPMTSMFSCGNNERRMCDTIHPQIHDSDRLAMWRGNGEWICRPLNNPQKLQFNAFVDKNPKGFGLLQLDRDFSHYQDVMGWYNKRPSLWVEPRNDWGKGAVGLMEIPTTGETLDNVVCFWQPEKAVKAGDELDFKYRLYWSAMPPVRSPLANVFATRTGMGGFPEGWAPGEHYPKVWARRFAIDFVGGDLKAAAPKGIEPVITLSSGEAKQVEILYVEPFDGYRILFDWYPTSDSTEPVDMRLFLRCQGDAISETWLYQYFPPAPDKRNYVDDRVMR, from the coding sequence ATGAATCGCAGACGTTTTTTACAAGGTTCGCTGGCAATGGCAGCCCTGAGCGGCACATCTGGCCTTGCTTCACTGTTCTCCAGAGCGGCCTATGCCGCTGACTCTGACATCGCTGATGGTCAGAGCCGTCGTTTTGACTTCTCCGTACTGCAATCCATGGCCCATGACCTGGCGAAAACCCCATGGGGTGGTGCGCCGCGTCCGCTGCCGGACACGCTGGCAACCATGACGCCGCAAGCCTATAACGCCATCCGGTACGATGAAAAGCAGTCCCTGTGGAATAACATCGACGGCCGTCAGCTGGACGTGCAGTTCTTCCATATGGGGATGGGGTTCCGCCGCCGCGTGCGGATGTTCTCCCTGGACCAGGCGACCTCCCAGGCGCGTGAGATCCACTTCCGCCCGGAGCTGTTCAGCTACGGGGATACCGGGGTGGATACCAAACAGCTTGAAGGGCAGAGCGACCTTGGTTTTGCCGGTTTCCGCGCCTTCAAAGCGCCAGAGCTGGCGCGCCGCGATATCGTCTCTTTCCTCGGGGCGAGCTATTTCCGTGCGGTTGACGACACGTACCAGTACGGCCTGTCGGCGCGCGGTCTGGCGGTGGATACCTTCACCGACACGCCGGAAGAGTTTCCTGATTTTACCGCCTTCTGGTTTGAAACCGTCAAACCGGGCGACACCACCTTTACCGTTTATACGCTGCTGGACAGCCCTAGCATTACCGGTGCCTATAAGTTTGTGATCCACTGCGAGAAGAGCCAGGTGATCATGGAGGTGGAAAACCATCTCTATGCGCGTAAAGCGATCAAACAGCTTGGCATCGCGCCGATGACCAGTATGTTCAGCTGCGGCAATAACGAACGCCGCATGTGCGACACCATTCATCCGCAGATCCATGACTCTGACCGTCTGGCCATGTGGCGGGGCAACGGCGAGTGGATTTGTCGTCCGCTGAACAACCCGCAGAAACTGCAGTTCAATGCCTTTGTCGATAAAAACCCGAAAGGGTTTGGTCTGTTGCAGCTTGACCGGGATTTCTCACACTATCAGGACGTGATGGGCTGGTATAACAAACGCCCAAGCCTGTGGGTGGAGCCGCGTAACGACTGGGGTAAAGGTGCCGTTGGCCTGATGGAAATCCCGACCACGGGTGAAACGCTGGATAACGTGGTCTGCTTCTGGCAGCCGGAAAAAGCGGTTAAAGCGGGCGATGAGCTGGACTTCAAATATCGCCTGTACTGGAGCGCTATGCCACCGGTGCGTTCGCCGCTGGCCAATGTCTTCGCCACCCGTACCGGTATGGGCGGGTTCCCGGAAGGCTGGGCGCCGGGTGAACATTACCCGAAAGTGTGGGCCCGTCGCTTTGCCATCGACTTTGTGGGCGGCGATCTGAAAGCGGCTGCGCCGAAGGGAATTGAGCCGGTGATCACGCTCTCCAGCGGTGAAGCGAAGCAGGTTGAAATCCTCTACGTTGAGCCGTTTGACGGCTATCGCATCCTGTTTGACTGGTATCCAACGTCGGATTCGACAGAGCCTGTGGATATGCGCCTGTTCCTGCGCTGCCAGGGCGACGCCATCAGTGAAACCTGGCTGTACCAGTATTTCCCGCCGGCGCCGGACAAACGTAATTACGTTGACGACCGGGTGATGCGTTAA
- a CDS encoding ABC transporter substrate-binding protein, which yields MKSKLTTLTLALAALTVSSTVAAKTLVYCSEGSPENFNPQLYTSGTSVDASAVPVYNRLVDFKPGTTELVPSLAERWDVSDDGKVYTFHLRKGVKFQSNKSFTPTRDFNADDVIFSFMRQKDVNHPYHNVSNGSYSNFESLEFGSLITAIDKVDDHTVRFTLAHPEAPFVADLAWYFASILSAEYADAMLKAGTPEKVDMEPIGTGPFKLAQYQKDSRILFTAFPDYWQGKSKLDRLVFTITPDASVRFAKIEKNECQVMPFPNPADLPRMKANNDINLMSKAGLNTGFLAFNTQKPPLDNVKVRQALAMAINKPAIIDAVFHGTGTAAKNLLPPGVWGADSELKDYEYDPEKAKALLKAAGFANGISIDLWAMPVQRPYNPNAKRMAEMIQADWAKVGVQAKIVTYEWGEYLKRVKGGEHQAALMGWTTATGDPDNFFGPLFTCTSANGGSNSAKWCYKPFDNIIAEAKSITDHDKRVALYKQAQQMMHDQMPAVMIAHSTIFEPVRKEVTGYEIDPFGKHIFWQVDINQ from the coding sequence ATGAAAAGCAAACTCACAACGTTAACGCTGGCACTCGCTGCGCTCACGGTCAGTTCCACCGTGGCCGCGAAAACGCTGGTGTATTGCTCCGAAGGATCACCGGAAAACTTTAATCCTCAGTTATACACCTCGGGTACCAGCGTGGATGCCAGCGCAGTGCCGGTCTATAACCGGCTGGTCGATTTCAAACCCGGCACCACTGAGCTGGTGCCGAGCCTGGCAGAGCGCTGGGACGTGAGCGATGACGGCAAGGTCTATACCTTCCATCTGCGCAAAGGGGTGAAATTCCAGAGTAACAAATCCTTTACGCCGACGCGCGACTTTAACGCCGATGACGTGATCTTCTCGTTTATGCGCCAGAAGGATGTTAATCATCCGTACCACAACGTCTCTAACGGCAGCTATTCCAACTTCGAAAGTCTGGAATTTGGCAGCTTGATCACGGCAATTGATAAAGTGGATGACCATACCGTGCGCTTTACCCTGGCGCACCCGGAAGCGCCGTTTGTCGCCGATCTGGCGTGGTATTTTGCCTCCATTCTTTCGGCGGAATATGCCGACGCGATGCTCAAGGCGGGCACGCCGGAGAAGGTGGATATGGAGCCCATCGGCACCGGCCCCTTTAAGCTGGCGCAGTATCAGAAAGACTCCCGCATCCTGTTCACCGCCTTCCCGGACTACTGGCAGGGGAAATCGAAGCTGGATCGGCTGGTGTTTACCATTACGCCGGATGCGTCGGTCCGTTTTGCCAAAATCGAGAAAAACGAATGTCAGGTGATGCCGTTCCCGAACCCGGCCGATTTGCCGCGGATGAAGGCGAACAACGATATCAATCTCATGAGCAAGGCGGGGCTGAATACCGGCTTCCTGGCCTTCAATACCCAGAAGCCTCCGCTGGATAATGTGAAAGTGCGCCAGGCGCTGGCGATGGCCATCAATAAACCGGCCATTATTGACGCCGTGTTCCACGGCACCGGCACGGCGGCGAAAAACCTGCTGCCGCCGGGGGTATGGGGGGCCGACAGCGAGCTGAAGGATTACGAATACGATCCCGAAAAAGCCAAAGCGTTGTTGAAAGCGGCCGGCTTTGCCAACGGCATCAGCATCGATTTATGGGCGATGCCGGTGCAGCGACCCTATAACCCGAATGCGAAACGCATGGCGGAAATGATTCAGGCGGACTGGGCGAAGGTGGGCGTGCAGGCCAAAATCGTCACCTACGAGTGGGGCGAGTACCTGAAGCGGGTGAAGGGCGGTGAGCACCAGGCCGCGCTGATGGGCTGGACCACGGCCACCGGCGATCCGGACAACTTCTTTGGTCCGCTCTTTACCTGCACCTCGGCAAACGGCGGTTCTAACTCGGCCAAATGGTGCTACAAGCCGTTTGATAACATCATCGCCGAGGCTAAATCGATAACCGATCATGATAAACGCGTGGCGCTGTATAAACAGGCGCAGCAAATGATGCATGACCAGATGCCTGCGGTGATGATTGCCCACTCCACGATTTTCGAACCGGTGCGCAAAGAGGTGACAGGCTACGAAATCGATCCGTTTGGCAAGCATATCTTCTGGCAGGTGGATATTAATCAGTAA
- a CDS encoding benzoate/H(+) symporter BenE family transporter, translating into MRQSAPLFPAILAGFVAVLVGYASSAAIIWQAAAAAGASAQQIAGWMTALGFGMGISTLALSWWYKAPVLTAWSTPGAALLATSLHGITLAETIGIFIFANGLILLCGLTGLFARLMKLIPHSLAAAMLAGVLLRFGLQTFSHLDGHFLLCGSMIAAWLVAKALAPRYAIVATLVTGSVVAWTSGDVVTNNLTLSLVMPQFIAPAFSFTSLVSIGLPFFLVTMASQNAPGIATMKASGYPLSVSPLMIATGGLALLLSPFGVYSICIAAITAAICQSPDAHPDASKRWLAAMAAGGFYLLAGVFGGSLTGLMAALPPSWIQTLAGLALLGTISGSLYQALHNETERDAAIVTFLMTASGVTLLGIGSAFWGLVLGGVCFAVLSRLRRA; encoded by the coding sequence ATGCGCCAGTCAGCCCCTCTTTTTCCCGCCATTCTTGCCGGATTCGTTGCCGTTCTGGTCGGTTATGCCAGCTCGGCCGCTATTATCTGGCAGGCTGCTGCCGCGGCAGGCGCGAGCGCACAGCAGATCGCCGGCTGGATGACCGCGCTGGGGTTCGGCATGGGGATCAGTACGCTCGCCCTGTCATGGTGGTATAAAGCCCCGGTGCTCACCGCCTGGTCAACCCCCGGCGCGGCGCTACTGGCTACCAGTCTGCACGGGATAACACTTGCAGAAACCATCGGCATTTTCATTTTCGCCAATGGGCTGATCTTACTGTGCGGCCTGACCGGACTCTTCGCCCGCCTGATGAAACTCATTCCCCATTCGCTTGCCGCCGCGATGCTGGCAGGCGTATTGCTGCGCTTTGGCCTGCAGACGTTCAGTCACCTTGACGGCCATTTTCTGCTCTGCGGCAGCATGATTGCGGCATGGCTGGTCGCCAAAGCGCTGGCTCCACGCTACGCCATTGTGGCGACGCTGGTCACCGGGAGCGTGGTGGCCTGGACGAGTGGTGACGTTGTCACAAACAATCTCACCCTCTCCCTCGTCATGCCACAGTTTATTGCACCGGCATTTTCCTTTACCAGCCTGGTCAGTATCGGCTTGCCCTTTTTCCTCGTGACCATGGCGTCGCAGAATGCGCCAGGCATTGCCACGATGAAAGCGTCGGGCTATCCGCTGTCGGTATCTCCGCTGATGATCGCAACCGGCGGGCTGGCGCTGCTGCTTTCGCCCTTCGGCGTCTACTCCATCTGCATTGCAGCCATTACCGCCGCCATTTGCCAGAGCCCGGATGCACATCCGGATGCCAGTAAACGCTGGCTGGCAGCGATGGCGGCAGGCGGCTTTTACCTGCTGGCGGGCGTATTCGGTGGATCCCTTACCGGGCTGATGGCGGCCCTGCCGCCGAGCTGGATCCAGACGCTGGCAGGCCTGGCGCTGCTGGGCACCATCAGCGGGAGTTTGTATCAGGCATTGCATAACGAAACGGAGCGTGACGCGGCGATTGTCACGTTTCTGATGACCGCCAGCGGCGTGACGCTGCTCGGGATTGGCTCGGCATTCTGGGGGCTGGTGCTGGGGGGCGTGTGCTTCGCCGTTTTATCACGCCTTCGCCGCGCGTAG
- a CDS encoding DMT family transporter: protein MNALLYGLVVVIWGTTWIAIFLQQGPVAAPVSIFWRFALASATMMVVLLALRRLRKLALRDHLFCVLQGCCVFCFNFWCFYTAAAHINTGLESVIFSMAVLYNAINSFIFFGQRPPARFWTAAALGLVGIITLFWDDLLASGWSVSLLTGIGLSALGTYGFSLGNMISMRHQRRGLETMTTNAWAMLYGTLVMGCIALFRGDSFAPQWTMSYMGALVYLALFGSVIAFGAYFTLVGRIGPGKAAYSTLLFPLVALSISTVYEGYVWHINGIIGLLLILGGNMVMFTRPETWFRRLRTA, encoded by the coding sequence ATGAACGCATTGTTATACGGACTGGTGGTGGTTATCTGGGGGACGACCTGGATTGCGATTTTTCTGCAGCAGGGTCCCGTGGCGGCTCCGGTGTCCATTTTCTGGCGTTTCGCGCTGGCCAGCGCCACGATGATGGTGGTTCTGCTTGCGCTGCGTCGCCTGCGTAAACTGGCGCTGCGGGATCATCTGTTCTGCGTGCTGCAGGGATGCTGCGTGTTTTGCTTCAACTTCTGGTGTTTTTACACGGCCGCGGCGCATATCAACACTGGCCTGGAGTCGGTGATATTTTCCATGGCGGTGCTCTATAACGCCATCAACAGCTTTATTTTCTTCGGGCAACGCCCGCCGGCACGTTTCTGGACGGCAGCCGCACTCGGTCTGGTGGGGATCATCACCCTCTTCTGGGACGATCTGCTGGCCAGCGGCTGGAGCGTATCGCTGCTGACGGGCATTGGCCTTTCCGCACTCGGCACCTATGGCTTCTCGCTGGGCAATATGATCAGCATGCGTCATCAGCGCAGAGGGCTTGAAACCATGACCACCAATGCCTGGGCGATGCTCTACGGCACGCTGGTGATGGGCTGCATTGCGCTGTTCAGAGGCGACAGCTTCGCGCCGCAATGGACCATGAGCTACATGGGGGCGCTGGTCTATCTGGCGCTGTTTGGCTCGGTGATAGCGTTTGGCGCCTACTTCACCCTGGTCGGACGCATTGGTCCGGGCAAAGCGGCCTACAGTACCCTGCTCTTCCCGCTGGTGGCGCTCTCCATCTCCACGGTGTATGAAGGCTACGTCTGGCACATTAACGGCATTATCGGATTACTGCTGATTCTGGGCGGGAACATGGTGATGTTCACCAGGCCGGAAACCTGGTTCAGACGCCTGCGGACGGCATAA
- the pepT gene encoding peptidase T: MGSSLSRQLTQRFFRYLAITSQSDPKVSTLPSTPGQHEMAKELAKELTQLGLDDIVIDEFATVTAVKKGNVPGAPRIGFITHIDTVDVGLSPDIHPQILTFRGEDLCLNKEKEIWLRVKEHPEILAYPGEEIIFSDGTSVLGADNKAAVTVVMTLLENLTSAHQHGDIVVAFVPDEEIGLNGAKALDLKRFDVDFAWTIDCCELGEIVYENFNAAAAEIRFTGVTAHPMSARGVLVNPLLMATDFINHFDRQQTPECTEGREGYIWFNGMQAGQNEAILKANIRDFDQARFAARKQQIADVAALIAARHPTANVEFHIEDTYSNISNAIGEDRRAIDLMFAAMESLGITPKPIPMRGGTDGAALSAKGLLTPNFFTGAHNFHSRFEFLPLSSFEASYHTALQLCLLAAR; encoded by the coding sequence ATGGGCTCGTCGCTTTCCAGACAATTAACACAACGCTTTTTCCGTTATCTCGCCATCACCAGCCAGAGCGATCCAAAAGTCAGCACTCTCCCTTCCACACCAGGCCAGCATGAGATGGCGAAGGAACTGGCGAAAGAGCTGACACAGCTGGGCTTAGACGACATTGTGATCGATGAATTCGCCACGGTCACCGCGGTAAAAAAAGGCAATGTACCCGGCGCACCACGGATTGGATTTATTACTCATATTGATACCGTCGACGTGGGTTTATCACCGGATATTCATCCACAAATATTAACGTTCCGTGGTGAAGACCTCTGTCTGAATAAAGAGAAAGAGATCTGGCTTCGCGTTAAGGAGCATCCGGAAATTCTGGCCTATCCTGGCGAAGAGATTATTTTCAGCGATGGAACCAGCGTATTAGGCGCAGATAATAAAGCTGCCGTGACCGTGGTCATGACCCTGCTGGAAAACCTGACGTCGGCGCATCAGCACGGTGATATCGTGGTCGCGTTTGTGCCGGATGAAGAAATTGGCCTGAATGGTGCAAAAGCGCTGGACCTGAAGCGCTTCGACGTTGATTTCGCCTGGACAATAGACTGCTGCGAGCTGGGAGAGATCGTGTACGAAAACTTTAACGCGGCAGCGGCGGAGATTCGTTTTACCGGCGTCACGGCGCACCCCATGTCTGCCAGGGGCGTACTGGTGAACCCGCTGTTGATGGCGACAGACTTCATCAACCATTTCGACCGTCAGCAAACCCCGGAGTGCACCGAGGGGCGTGAGGGCTATATCTGGTTTAACGGAATGCAGGCCGGACAAAACGAGGCCATACTGAAGGCAAACATCCGCGACTTCGATCAGGCACGTTTTGCCGCCCGTAAGCAGCAGATTGCCGACGTCGCGGCGCTGATTGCCGCCCGACACCCCACCGCAAACGTTGAGTTTCACATTGAGGATACCTACAGCAATATCAGCAATGCGATTGGGGAAGATCGCCGCGCCATCGATCTGATGTTTGCGGCTATGGAATCCCTCGGGATCACGCCGAAACCCATCCCGATGCGCGGCGGTACAGATGGCGCAGCGCTGTCCGCAAAAGGGTTACTCACCCCGAACTTCTTCACCGGCGCGCATAACTTCCACTCCAGATTTGAGTTTCTGCCGCTGTCGTCGTTCGAGGCCTCTTACCACACCGCCCTGCAACTCTGTCTGCTGGCCGCCCGTTAA
- a CDS encoding ABC transporter substrate-binding protein — protein sequence MKLRALVVGMGLLCTFSSFAATELRYGLEAEYPPFESRNASGELEGFDVELGNAICKAAALKCTWVETSFDALIPGLVAKKFDAINSAMNITEQRRKSIDFTQPIYRIPSQLVGKAGTAVEATPEGLKGKTIGVLQGSIQETYAKEHWEKQGVTVVSYKDQNMAWGDLLNGRIDASLVMSAAGQAGFLSKPQGKGFGFIGKPVSDDTILGSGIGFGLRKGDEATKKQLDAAIDKVRADGTIAKLADKYFPGIDVSVK from the coding sequence ATGAAATTACGCGCGTTAGTTGTCGGCATGGGATTGCTGTGTACGTTTTCTTCCTTCGCGGCCACCGAACTGCGGTACGGACTGGAAGCGGAATATCCGCCGTTTGAGAGCCGCAATGCCTCCGGCGAACTGGAAGGGTTTGACGTTGAGCTGGGGAATGCCATTTGCAAAGCCGCAGCGCTGAAATGCACCTGGGTGGAAACGTCTTTTGATGCGTTGATCCCTGGGCTGGTGGCGAAAAAATTTGATGCCATTAATTCGGCGATGAACATCACCGAACAGCGGCGTAAAAGTATTGATTTTACCCAACCAATCTATCGCATCCCTTCGCAGTTAGTGGGCAAGGCCGGTACCGCGGTAGAGGCGACACCTGAAGGGCTGAAGGGCAAAACCATTGGCGTGTTGCAAGGATCAATTCAGGAAACCTATGCCAAAGAGCACTGGGAAAAGCAGGGTGTCACGGTAGTGTCGTATAAAGATCAGAATATGGCGTGGGGCGATTTGCTGAATGGCCGCATCGACGCCTCGCTGGTGATGTCCGCGGCCGGGCAGGCAGGGTTCCTGAGCAAGCCGCAGGGGAAAGGGTTTGGCTTTATCGGCAAACCGGTGTCTGACGACACGATCCTCGGCAGCGGGATCGGCTTTGGGCTGCGCAAAGGGGATGAGGCCACCAAAAAGCAGCTTGATGCCGCGATTGATAAAGTTCGTGCCGACGGCACGATCGCAAAACTCGCTGATAAGTACTTCCCGGGTATCGATGTCAGCGTAAAATAA
- a CDS encoding AraC family transcriptional regulator — protein MSHAYDTFETLRQQNAVLRETVALNSGIQLAAWYNKRDTITVKSNHHTLSLYVADGYESYQKTPGGWKNGGGPDRFCLMPKESESTWDIRDDLSFVHLYCTDDHLRDVGEKIWDKRPLSLTLDEKIFGSDAKITALYRQFLLGCDWQQKANQLTLSTASTLLLTHLLQNYSNVQWKLPVVTGGLSPFVLRNVLAFIEENLAQPLTLAELAAQAALSEYHFARMFRQSTGLAPHQYVMQRRMEKAKTLVQHTATPLTDIALACGFNSASHFSNRFRSVMGMTPSQLRAAKA, from the coding sequence ATGTCACACGCTTACGATACCTTTGAAACGCTCCGCCAACAGAACGCCGTGCTGCGGGAAACCGTTGCGCTCAATTCCGGTATCCAGCTGGCGGCGTGGTACAACAAGCGCGACACGATCACCGTAAAAAGCAATCATCACACCCTGAGCCTGTACGTGGCGGACGGTTACGAAAGCTATCAAAAAACGCCGGGCGGCTGGAAAAACGGGGGTGGGCCGGATCGTTTTTGTCTGATGCCGAAAGAGAGTGAATCGACGTGGGATATTCGCGATGACCTGTCGTTTGTCCATCTCTACTGCACCGATGACCATCTGCGCGATGTGGGTGAAAAAATCTGGGACAAACGCCCGCTGTCGTTGACGCTGGATGAAAAAATCTTTGGCAGCGATGCAAAAATTACTGCGCTCTATCGTCAGTTTTTGCTCGGCTGCGACTGGCAGCAAAAAGCCAACCAGCTGACGCTCAGCACGGCCTCAACGCTGCTGCTGACCCATCTGCTGCAGAACTATTCGAATGTGCAGTGGAAGCTGCCGGTGGTCACCGGCGGGCTGTCGCCGTTTGTGCTGCGCAACGTGCTGGCCTTTATCGAAGAGAACCTGGCGCAGCCGCTGACGCTGGCTGAACTGGCGGCGCAGGCCGCGCTCAGCGAGTACCATTTCGCCCGCATGTTCCGCCAGTCAACCGGGCTGGCACCGCACCAGTACGTGATGCAGCGCCGCATGGAGAAAGCCAAAACGCTGGTGCAGCATACGGCGACGCCGCTGACGGACATTGCGCTCGCCTGTGGCTTTAACTCCGCCAGCCATTTCAGCAACCGCTTTCGCAGCGTGATGGGGATGACGCCTTCCCAGCTACGCGCGGCGAAGGCGTGA
- the ydcK gene encoding YdcK family protein: MNKYRLSDETRLWHWQNGETKSVTPLRQIIATTDFNDVLCGTKGGWVEDERALAQDGQCWIYDENSVVFAGATISGNARLTLPCVVSHHAHISGNSWLDGAEVSHGARISDNVTIQNSSVRGDCHIYGNARVLHNSMIIAAKGLTPDQEQILKIYDNATVSQSRVVHQAQIYGEAIVNYAFIEHRAEVFDKAILEGNDLNNVWVCDCAKVYGNARLIAGFDEDAIPTVRYSSQVAEDAVVEGNCVIKHHVLIGGQAWLRGGPIMIDDKVVIQGRARISGDVLIEHQVEITDDAVIEAFDGESIHLRGEKVVNGESRITRTPLLGAL; this comes from the coding sequence ATGAACAAATATCGCCTTAGCGACGAAACACGCCTGTGGCACTGGCAAAATGGGGAAACCAAATCCGTCACCCCCCTCCGGCAAATCATCGCCACCACCGATTTTAACGACGTGCTTTGCGGCACGAAAGGCGGATGGGTTGAGGATGAGCGCGCTCTGGCGCAGGACGGCCAGTGCTGGATCTACGACGAAAACAGCGTGGTCTTCGCCGGTGCGACCATCTCCGGCAATGCCCGACTCACCCTGCCGTGTGTGGTCAGCCATCACGCTCATATCAGTGGGAACAGTTGGCTGGACGGCGCGGAAGTGAGTCATGGTGCGCGCATAAGTGACAACGTCACCATTCAGAACTCCAGCGTGCGGGGTGACTGCCATATTTACGGTAATGCCCGTGTGCTGCATAACAGCATGATTATCGCGGCCAAAGGCCTGACGCCAGACCAGGAGCAGATCCTTAAAATCTACGATAACGCCACCGTCAGCCAGTCGCGCGTGGTGCACCAGGCGCAAATCTACGGCGAAGCCATCGTCAATTATGCGTTTATCGAACACCGCGCCGAGGTCTTCGACAAGGCCATTCTTGAAGGCAACGATCTCAACAACGTGTGGGTGTGCGACTGTGCAAAAGTGTACGGCAACGCGCGCCTGATTGCCGGGTTTGACGAGGATGCCATCCCTACCGTGCGTTACAGCTCTCAGGTTGCGGAGGATGCCGTTGTGGAAGGCAACTGCGTGATTAAACATCATGTGCTGATTGGCGGTCAGGCGTGGCTTCGCGGCGGCCCCATCATGATTGATGACAAGGTGGTCATTCAGGGGCGGGCGCGGATCAGTGGCGATGTGCTTATCGAGCACCAGGTTGAAATCACCGACGATGCGGTCATTGAAGCCTTTGACGGCGAGAGCATTCATCTGCGCGGCGAAAAAGTGGTTAACGGGGAGAGTCGGATCACCCGCACGCCCCTGCTGGGCGCGCTATAG